One segment of Gammaproteobacteria bacterium DNA contains the following:
- a CDS encoding type II toxin-antitoxin system HicA family toxin, which yields MKAVSGKHFCKLVENKGWELKRINGSHHIYAKAGKNARISIPVHGNMPLKIGLQRHLMMAAGIEEDEL from the coding sequence TTGAAAGCAGTCAGTGGCAAGCACTTCTGTAAACTTGTCGAAAACAAAGGTTGGGAACTAAAGCGCATCAACGGTAGCCATCATATTTATGCTAAGGCTGGAAAAAATGCACGCATTTCTATTCCTGTTCACGGGAATATGCCATTGAAAATCGGCTTACAGCGCCACTTAATGATGGCCGCAGGCATTGAAGAAGATGAATTATGA
- a CDS encoding type II toxin-antitoxin system HicB family antitoxin, giving the protein MKLKVVVHEAEEGGYWAEVPSIPGCATQGETFDELLGNIYEAVEGCLSVDVQDISVSEKDKVMEIAV; this is encoded by the coding sequence ATGAAATTGAAAGTTGTAGTTCACGAAGCTGAGGAAGGAGGCTATTGGGCTGAAGTGCCGTCTATACCTGGATGTGCAACGCAAGGTGAAACCTTTGATGAATTATTGGGCAACATTTATGAAGCAGTAGAAGGTTGTTTATCTGTAGATGTTCAGGACATCTCGGTATCTGAAAAAGATAAGGTAATGGAGATAGCCGTTTGA
- a CDS encoding VWA domain-containing protein, translated as MNTITLEPQSATELRFVDERQRRWRLILGGGAANGVGCSLAGADLGIDRCLENLYDEECKGGLGGSAPKVARWLGDIRSYFPTSVVRVLQQDALERYGLQRMLLEPEMLEAVEPDVHLVATLLSLSGVMPAKVKDAARRVVRQVVAELERKLANPLRQAISGSLNRSVRNRRPRHAEIDWHRTIRANLRHYQPEYRTVIPATRIGFGRRNAALRDIILCVDQSGSMAASVVYAGIMAAVMASIRSVRTALVVFDTSVVDLTEQLDDPVEVLFGTQLGGGTDIHRALSYCQGLVRAPHDTILVLISDLYEGGDRQQMLKRAASLTAAGVRMIALLALSDKGAPAYDHSIAGALAGMGTPAFACTPDQFPDLMAAAIERRDLAQWAAARGIVTAGQEVRR; from the coding sequence ATGAATACTATAACTTTAGAACCCCAATCCGCGACTGAACTCCGGTTTGTTGACGAACGCCAGCGGCGCTGGCGACTGATTCTCGGCGGCGGCGCAGCGAATGGCGTGGGTTGTTCCCTGGCCGGCGCTGATCTGGGCATAGATCGCTGTCTGGAAAATCTCTACGACGAGGAGTGCAAGGGCGGCTTGGGCGGTTCTGCGCCGAAAGTCGCCCGCTGGCTTGGCGATATCCGCAGTTATTTCCCGACCTCTGTGGTGCGGGTTTTACAACAGGATGCGCTGGAGCGCTACGGCCTGCAACGGATGTTGCTGGAGCCGGAAATGCTGGAAGCGGTCGAGCCGGATGTCCATTTAGTCGCTACCCTGTTGTCATTAAGCGGGGTGATGCCGGCCAAGGTGAAAGACGCTGCCCGGCGCGTGGTGCGTCAAGTGGTTGCCGAATTGGAGCGCAAGCTGGCTAATCCGTTGCGCCAGGCGATCAGCGGCAGCCTGAACCGCAGCGTCCGCAATCGCCGTCCGCGTCATGCGGAAATCGACTGGCATCGCACCATCCGCGCCAATCTGCGTCATTACCAACCTGAGTATCGCACGGTGATTCCCGCGACCCGGATTGGTTTTGGCCGCCGCAATGCAGCCTTGCGCGATATTATTCTCTGTGTCGATCAAAGCGGGTCAATGGCCGCTTCAGTGGTCTACGCTGGCATCATGGCGGCGGTCATGGCCTCGATTCGCTCGGTGCGCACCGCACTGGTGGTTTTTGATACGTCGGTCGTTGATCTGACCGAGCAACTGGATGACCCGGTGGAGGTGCTGTTCGGGACGCAACTGGGCGGCGGCACCGATATTCACCGGGCGCTGAGCTATTGTCAGGGCCTGGTGCGCGCGCCGCACGACACCATCCTGGTGCTGATCAGCGATCTATATGAAGGCGGCGACCGTCAGCAGATGCTGAAACGCGCCGCCAGTCTGACCGCAGCCGGGGTGCGGATGATTGCCTTGCTAGCGTTATCTGACAAAGGGGCGCCAGCCTACGATCACAGCATCGCCGGGGCGCTGGCCGGGATGGGAACGCCGGCCTTTGCCTGCACGCCCGATCAGTTTCCCGATCTGATGGCGGCGGCTATTGAACGGCGCGATCTGGCGCAATGGGCGGCGGCGCGGGGCATTGTCACGGCGGGACAGGAAGTAAGGCGTTGA
- a CDS encoding NUDIX hydrolase produces the protein MKFCSQCGAPVSVRVPAGDNRPRHVCDACDTIHYQNPKIVAGCIPEWENRILLCRRAIEPRYGLWTLPAGFMENHESAVTAAAREALEEANAVVENLSLYGVYSLLHVSQVYLMFRGQLREGQASPGEESLEVCFYAEHEIPWEDIAFTVVRETLEQYFAERRAGAFHLHVGDIIREVDQFRIHRYA, from the coding sequence ATGAAATTTTGCAGCCAGTGCGGCGCTCCGGTTAGCGTGCGCGTTCCCGCAGGGGATAACCGGCCTCGCCATGTTTGCGATGCTTGCGACACCATTCATTATCAGAATCCGAAGATCGTCGCCGGTTGCATTCCCGAATGGGAAAATCGGATTCTGCTGTGCCGGCGCGCGATTGAACCCCGCTATGGTCTGTGGACGTTGCCCGCCGGGTTCATGGAAAATCATGAATCCGCCGTAACCGCCGCCGCGCGCGAAGCGCTGGAAGAAGCCAACGCAGTGGTGGAAAATCTTAGTCTGTATGGCGTGTACTCGCTGTTACACGTCAGTCAGGTCTATCTGATGTTTCGCGGCCAACTCAGGGAGGGGCAAGCCAGTCCCGGTGAAGAGAGTCTGGAAGTGTGTTTTTACGCCGAGCACGAAATCCCTTGGGAGGACATCGCTTTCACCGTGGTGCGCGAAACCCTTGAGCAATACTTCGCTGAACGCCGGGCTGGCGCCTTTCATCTGCATGTGGGCGACATTATCCGCGAGGTGGATCAGTTCCGCATCCATCGCTATGCATAG